A stretch of the Malus domestica chromosome 08, GDT2T_hap1 genome encodes the following:
- the LOC103421162 gene encoding GTP-binding protein At2g22870-like yields MVLLHLPRTHISLSTHFSLFPKPKTPAFATATTLPPILTSALFSAPKSTLSASEPIPISELPEPLIEPPQEFETHIEIPLEKLFVPPETEVSYTDAGALSTRILKGSNILLSKYARNAQVEQAEFVKSSVRTEDCPSDGLPEFALVGRSNVGKSSLLNSLVRRKRLALTSKKPGKTQCINHFRINDSWYLVDLPGYGYAAAPQELRTDWVKFTKDYFLNRSTLVSVFLLIDASIPAKKIDLEYASWLGQNQIPMTLIFTKCDKRKKKRHGGKKAEENVQDFQELISGFFETVPPWIMTSSLTNQGRDEMLLHMAQLRNYWLKH; encoded by the exons ATGGTTCTGCTTCACCTCCCAAGAACCCACATATCCCTCTCCACCCATTTCTCTCTattcccaaaacccaaaacccccgCCTTCGCCACCGCTACAACTCTCCCCCCAATCCTCACCTCCGCCCTCTTCTCCGCCCCCAAATCCACCCTCTCAGCCTCCGAACCCATACCCATTTCCGAATTGCCGGAACCCCTAATCGAACCCCCTCAGGAATTCGAAACCCACATCGAAATCCCGCTCGAGAAGCTCTTCGTGCCGCCGGAAACCGAGGTGTCGTACACCGACGCCGGTGCTCTGAGCACCCGAATCTTGAAAGGGTCCAATATTCTGCTCAGTAAGTACGCCAGGAACGCTCAGGTGGAGCAGGCCGAGTTCGTGAAGAGCAGTGTGAGGACTGAGGATTGCCCCTCTGATGGTCTCCCGGAGTTTGCTCTCGTGGGTCGGTCCAATGTCGGCAAGTCCTCGCTGCTCAACTCGCTCGTGCGACGGAAGCGCCTCGCTTTGACGTCCAAGAAACCTG GGAAAACACAATGTATCAATCATTTTCGGATCAATGATAGCTGGTACCTGGTGGATTTGCCAGGCTACGG GTATGCAGCTGCACCACAGGAACTTAGAACTGACTGGGTTAAGTTTACTAAAGACTACTTCCTGAACAGGTCGACATTAGTTTCGGTTTTCCTTCTCATCGATGCCAGCATTCCTGCCAAAAAAATTGATCTGGAGTATGCTAGTTGGCTGGGTCAGAATCAG ATTCCTATGACTTTGATATTCACCAAATGTGACAAGCGGAAAAAGAAGAGGCACGGAGGGAAGAAAGCAGAAGAAAATGTGCAGGATTTCCAGGAGTTAATAAGCGGCTTCTTCGAGACCGTGCCTCCATGGATTATGACCAGCAGCCTGACCAATCAGGGTCGTGATGAGATGCTATTACATATGGCTCAGCTGCGGAACTACTGGCTGAAGCACTAG